The genomic DNA GTTTTACGCAATTCCTTCTCCAGCAAAAAATCCAGGGCCTTTTTCATGGACTGCTAATATACACATCAAATACGTAAATACGGGCACAATTCCCCGAAACGATGGAGTTCTGGCTGAATGGTGGAAATTCATGATTAACGGTTGTATTGGCTTCTATTTTTATAGTATATTTGCAACATAATTGCAAAAACAGCATTGTTGCATAAACGACACTTATATAACCTTTTGGTCCTTCTGCTTTTCCCGCTAATGGGTTCATCTCAGGATTTTTCCATCATCGGTACGGTGATCGATAAAGAGAGCAAAGAACCTTTACTGGGAGCGGTGGTTTATATCCATGAGTCGGGTCAACATAGCGTGTGCAATGCTAAGGGTGAATTTAAACTGGAACATCTTAAGGCGGGCAAATACCATGTGCATGCCTCGATGTTGAGTTACGAACCCTTTGCAAGAGAAATAGAGGTAAACGGAAACATCACCACGGTGATTGAAATGGAGCCTACTTCCATTGAATTGAAAAATTTTACTTTAGAATCGGATCGGATTAAATCGGAAGCGGTGAAAAGTTCGCAGAATATTGAATCGGCCGACAAAGATTTTATTGAGAAACAAGGTGGCAATACCTTTTCTCAGGCTTTGGAAAAAATTCCGGGCATGAATAGTTTAAATGTAGGCGTTGGAATTGCAAAACCTGTTATCCGGGGAATGAGTTCCAACCGGGTGATGGTAACTGAAAACGGCGTTAAACAGGAAGGTCAGCAATGGGGTGCCGATCATGGATTGGAGCTGGATCAGTTCAATGTTGAACGGGTTGAAATTTTAAAAGGTCCTTCTTCCCTCCTATACGGATCGGATGCTATTGGCGGAGTAATTAATATTCTTCCACCGGCTATCCCACTTCAAGGGAAAATAAATACGGGTTTAAGTTCTTTTTACAGAAGTAATAATAATGCCATTGGTACATCATGGCTGGGAGAAGGCAATTTAAAGGGGAATTTTTTCAGAGTCCGTTTTACCGTTTCGGAATTTGGCGATTATAAAGTGCCGGCGGATAGTTTTATTTATAACACTTATACACTTCCCATTTATAATCATCAATTAAAAAATACAGCCGGTAATGAATTTAATTATTCCATCGGCGGAGGAATGATTCGTAAATGGGGAATGTTTAGAATTAACTATTCGAGGTTTAGTCAACATGCCGGTTTATTTCCCGGAGCTACAGGAAAACCGCGGGCATATAATTTAACCGACGATGGTAATTCAAGGAATATTGATATACCGCGACAAATTAATTTCCACGATAAATTATTGGTAAATCTGAACATTCAAACTAAAAAAGGGTGGATTGAAAATGATTTCGGTTACCAGGTCAACCAACGAACAGAAGAAGCCAATCCGCATGCACATGGCTATTTTCCATTGGAGCAATTCGGAAATATGGCATTGTATTTAAAATTAAATACGATTAGTTTAAATTCAAGATGGCACACTAACCTCAATGAAAAATGGAAATCGGTTGCAGGTATTTCTATGCAACATTTGGTTAACCAGGGCGACGGATTTGAATTTTTAATTCCCGATTATACTTCGTATGGTGCCGGCTTGTATGAGTTTTTGGAATACCGGAAAAATGAAAGCACAACTTTAAATTTTGGAGCGAGGACCGATTATTCGCGGATGGATTTAAATGGTTTTGATGCTCCGGTTTACAATGTCAATTTAGACACGATCGGATATACACACCGGAGTCCGAAAATGGTACGCGATTTTTTTAATTGGAGTGCGGCCACAGGAATTTCGCTGGAACCTTCGCACGAATGGAATATTAAATTAAATCTGGGACGAAGTTTCCGTTACCCTAACGCAGCTGAATTGGCAGGAAACGGAATTCATCATGGAACTTTTCGTCACGAAATGGGCGATTCAACTTTAAATTCTGAAATCGGTTATCAATTGGATTTGGGTTTTATCCATCACGACAAAAATTATATTTTAAAACTGACTCCCTTTTATAATTACTTCTCCAACTATATTTATTTGCGTCCCTCCGGCCTGTTCTCACCACTACCCGATGCCGGACAAATCTATCAATACACGCAAGCCTCGGTGATTTATACGGGTGCCGAATTTTATGCCGAGTATCACCTGGTGAAAGAATTGCACATTGAATTTTCGGCCGAATATGTATTTACCTACAATATCGACAACGGATTGTCCTTACCCTTTACTCCACCCGGAAGTGTTTTCTTATCTCCTGAATACCGTCGTGAATTAAAAAAACACAAAAACATCAGCTGGTTTGCATCGCTGGAGGGTAAATATTTTTTAGCACAGAACAGAACCGACCGCAATGAAAATTCCACTCCCGGTTACTTTTTAATTGGTGCTTCGGCAGGCTTTGAAATGGAATTTAAAAAATGGAAATGCGAGCTGTTTGTCAGAGGTAACAATTTAACCAATGAATACTATTTGAATCATCTCAGTCGTTATAGAATACTGAATCTCCCGGAACAAGGAAGAAATTTCTCCATCGTTCTTCGGATACCTTTGGAAATAAGCACGGTAAAAGAATAGAATTTGTAAATTATTATTTTTGCAACACTGTTGCATTTGTTAAATGAAAATATATATTTGAAATAAAAAAATCGTATGCGCAAACTAGTTCTACCCCTATTGGTCTCGGTTGCATTATTTTCCTGTAAAAAGGAAGATCCCGATACTCAGAAACCTGTAATTTCAAGTGTTTCCGTAAATGGTTTAAGTACAGCTTCACTTTCGGTTAGTGCGGGTTCATCCTTGAGTTTCGAGATTGGACTGAGCGATAATATTGAGTTGAAGCAGGTAAAAATTGATATTCACGATGCATTCGACGGACATCACCATGCGATGAACATCCCTTTCTCTTCGCAAACGATTTATAATATCTCAGGAACCTCACTGAATTTCACCACGGTGATTAATGTTCCTTCAGATGCAGCGGCGGGTCCTTACCACATTGAAATTTATTGCATCGACGGCAGCGGAAATGAAGCGATTTCGGTTGAACGAGAATTAAGCATCACGCAAAGTGGACAAGCTGTAATTAACGTTACCAGTCCCGATTTAAGCGCTGAAGTGGATGTTATTCCCGGCGACACCATACATCTTGCAGGTACGGTTACGGATGACATTGATATTGCCACTATTGATATTCATCTGGAAAATGAAGATTTGGGAAGCATTGTATTCGATCAAACCTTCACTTTAAGCGGAAGCACGGATACCTTATGGAATTTTTCTGAAGTGGAAAATCAGGGTTATTTCATCATTCTTCCGGCGGGAGTTACGGGTCACCACCACCTCCGAATTGCCGTTACCGACTCAGATAATAACATGACTGTGGTTGAACAACATGTCCATGTTTACTAAGAACTAACACTTTCTTTTCTAAAGCCCTTTCCTGCGAGAGGGCTTTTTTAATGATTGCGCTGTTTTATTACATTTGCATGAATTATTTAAGCCATGCAAACCGCAGAACGTGTATCCGATATTGATAAGTCCGACAACTTCGTTTATCAGAGAAGTCGATTAGCCTATTTAGAAGCTGAAAAACTGATTTCGGGAAAGGTTCTTGAAGTGGGCAGTGGAATGGGATATGGAATGGAAATTCTTTCGCCAAAAGCTGCTGAGTATGTTATGCTGGATAAATTTCAGTTCGATTTAAGCCGAATTAAAAATCCGGAAAAGGTAAAATTCATCCAATGCAATGTTCCTCCTTTTACGGGAATTGCAGATAATACCTTCGATTTTGTTGTCACCTTTCAGGTGATAGAACACATTAAACCGGATGCTGAATTTGTAAAGGAAATTCACCGCGTTTTAAAGCCCGGCGGTAAGTTGATTGTTACTACTCCAAATATTAAAATGAGCTTATCCAGAAACCCCTGGCACATTCGTGAATACCGTGTGGAACAGCTTCGGGATTTGCTTAAAAAATCATTTGCTACTGTTGCAACCAATGGTGTTTTTGGAGGAAAGGCTGCTATGGATTACTACGAAAAAAACAGAGCAAGCGTAAATAAAATTATGCGCTTCGATATTTTTAAAATGCAATGGTGGTTGCCTCGTCAGATTTTACAAATTCCTTACGATTACATGAACAGAAAAAATCGTAAAAAACTTTTGGCACAAAATGATTCACTGACTTCCGCCTTAACTACTAACGATTTTTATGTAGCAGAGGCCAACGATCAATGCCTCGATTTGTTTTACATCGCTACCAAGTAGAATTTACTTGCCGTATTTTTGTCCAATCTGAAACTTCCCTCCTATTCCTGAAAAGTAAAAAGGAGTTTTACTTTCGCAACCCTTTGCTGTTTTTACTCTCCAGTTTTCTGCCTGGTAAAAAGATTTGTGACAGTATTCGAGTCGCCATGGCACTTCGTTATTTCCGGAATACAACACCATTCCATCTACGTGATGCGGAATATTACGCAGTGTAATTTGTTCAGCACCTGCAGCTGCCATAATTAAGGGAAAATCTTTGTAGGATAACTGTGCAAACAAACCGTCGATCGTTGCAATTCCGGTATGATTTAAATAAATCCCGGCTATTTTTGGAGCATGTTCTAAATGGAAATTCTCTGCGGTAAACATGCGTACGGTGGTACTGTTTAAACGATCGAAATAAACACTGTAATTGGCTTCATTGCTGCCTTCGGAAATCACATCGCGCAATACAACGCCACCGGATCCTAAAATTTTAAATGAAGATTCGGTTGTTTTGGTCGCATATACTCTGCACATTTCAATCACCGAGTGATTCGATTGACTATTATTTGTATTTCCTCCCCAATCGTTCCCGCATCGTAATACGAAGGCATCTTTTTTGGGATTGGTAACACTGCAGTGACGGATGGAAGTGCTTAATCCAAACTGAACATCGATGGCGGCATCTTCGGGTGCGGTAAAATTGCAGTTTTCGATGGCAGAACCATAACTGGCTCCAAGGTTAATGGCTGTTTTACCTCCCTGAAATGAAAAATCCCGAATTAAAAAACGGGTGCTCATCATTTTGTCCAAAGCTTCTTTTTGGTCGGCGGGTATGCGACGAAAAATATCATTTCCACTTTTGCCTGTGATGGAGCATCCATTTCCGTTTAAAATAATAATCCGGCGACCTGCCTTTGAATATCGTGGCAATTCAATCGGTGAATCCAAAAGGTAGTTTTTTGTCCCGCTAAACTCCACCGTTCCGTGTCCCAATGAATCGATATAATTCATGGCACGCTGAATGGATGGTGCATCATCTTTTCCGTCTTTCGGACGATAAAAGTCTTCTACCTTAATCTGCGCTCTTGCGATTTGTATCAGCAACAAAAAGCAAAGTGACAATATTTGTTTTTTCATTAGAAAAAGGTCAAAGTCCGAGTTGATCCAAATGATCCAGTGCCTTGGCAGAAAGTTCAAATGCGGGATCAATTTCAAGTGCTTTTTTATAATCGAGACGCGCCTTTTTAAACTCTCTCAGCGATTCGTAGGCGAGTCCACGGTTATGATAAGCATCGATGTACTTCGGATTAATTTCAAGTGCCTTATCGAACATGGAAATGGCCGATCTGAAATCCTGATAAACCACCAGGAACACATAACCTTTATTGTACCACGCTAATTCGAAATTGGGTTTTATTTCGATCATTTCATCGTAGAGCTTCAGGGCCTCTTCGGGCATTTCGTGCGATTGACAAAAGATGGCTTTGTTATAGAGCGCTTCGAGACTTGTAGGACGCAGACGAATAGCGGTATTATAATAATCGAGCGCCAGTTTGCTATGTGCGTTGGCATACAAAATTCCTAAACGGATATATGCTTCGTAATAATCGGGATTTTGTTCGGTGGCAGTTTGAAATGATGATGCAGCGAGGGCGGTATCACCTGTTTCCTCATAGATTTCACCTTTCATGAAATAGGCTTCAGACTGGGCAGGCGAAATTTTGAGTGAAGCATTGATGTGCTCCATCGCATTTTTCCAGTTTTTCAGATACATGTATATCCGTCCGATTTTTAATTCAGCCTCCCAGTAATCGGGTTTAAATTTCAAGGCTTTGTTGTACTGTTCAAGCGCCAGTTCTGGTTTAATCTGCGCGAAATAAATTTCTCCTTTTGTGAAATAGAAGGTGGGAATTGTTGAATCGATGCTAATGCAGCGGTCCACATCTAAAATTGCTTTTTCCAATTCCCCCAGTCGGTAATAAGCATAGGCACGTTCGTGATAGTGATTGGGATTTTTAGGATCTTTTGCAATGCGTTGATTGAGCTCTTCAATCACTTTCTCATTTTCATCAAGCGTATCTGCAACGGCTGTTGAATCATTTTTTCCGGATTCAGCGTTCGACTCCCCTCCTCCGCAGGACTGGGAAAATATCCCAATCGCAAATACAAGTGCAAAAAATAATGTTCCCTTTTTCATAGTTCGAAAATAACCCTTTTTCCAATTTGCACTTCCTCTCTCAACTTAAAATATAAAATGAATTTATAGTTGGGTAGGTTTTAATGTGTAAACGGAAAGAATGGAATTATTGCAACAATGGAAGTTTTCCTAATTATCGCATGGTTTTCCCTATTAATCTCTCCAAATAAAAAAGCGCAAGATTCGGGAGGTAGTTCCAAATCTTGCGCCTTATCCTGACCGGAAGATGACTAATTCGTTGGTCCAAACCCTTATTTAAGGACCAGGAATCAGGATGTCATCATCGATCTAACCCTAAAGTTGCATCCGGATCCGAACATCATGGCGTGATTGATGAATCCTTCTGCGGGAGTAGGAATATGTTCAACAAGCTCCGGGAAGACAATCTCCAGTTAAAGAACTGTTGAAATGCATTCCAAAACTACCCTGTTGGAGCAGTCCGGCGTTTGTTTCGATCGTATGAACAAATCCATGCCGGATGATTTTCTTCGCTCGCTTCCTGACCGGGATTCCGGCGATTTTTTTCTGTCCGACAAAGAACCGTAGTACTTCACTAGTAGATTGCCTGTAATAGCTCTTTACTGGTGACTTTCTACTATTCGTTTTTAGTTTTCTTTACTTAATGCTTCGCGGATTTTAGTTTCCAGTTCCTCGAATAATTCAGGATTATCGGAGAGTAGTTGTTTAACTGCATCACGACCCTGACCTAATTTGGTATCTCCGTAACTAAACCAGCTTCCGCTTTTCTTGATGATTTCTTTTTCAACTCCCATATCAATCACCTCACCGATTTTGGAAATTCCTTCGCCATACATGATATCGAATTCAGCCGTACGGAAAGGTGGTGCAACTTTGTTTTTTACCACTTTAACGCGGGCTCTGTTACCCAGAATGCTGTCGGCCTCTTTAATCTGACCAATACGACGAATATCTAATCGCATTGAAGCATAAAACTTAAGCGCATTACCACCGGTAGTCGTTTCCGGATTTCCGAACATCACACCGATTTTTTCACGGAGCTGGTTAATGAAAATGCAGCAACATCCCGCTTTATTAATGGAAGCCGTGAGTTTACGGAGAGCTTTCGACATTAAACGAGCCTGTAATCCCATTTGTGAATCACCCATCTCTCCTTCGATTTCAGCTTTTGGAGTTAATGCAGCTACGGAGTCGATGACAATTAAATCAATAGCACCTGAACGAATTAAGTTATCTGCAATTTCCAATGCTTGCTCTCCATTATCAGGTTGTGAGATCAAAAGATTTTCAATGTCCACACCCAGTTTTTTCGCATAAAACTGATCAAATGCATGCTCAGCATCCACAATGGCCGCAATACCACCTTGCTTCTGAACTTGTGCAATTGCATGGATGGCCAAGGTTGTTTTACCTGATGACTCCGGACCATATATTTCTACAATTCTACCTTTTGGATAACCACCAACACCTAAAGCAATATCCAACGAAAGCGATCCACTCGGAATAACTTCCACCTGCTCCACTGCTCCGGAACCTAATTTCATAATGGAACCTTTACCAAAGGTTTTTTCCAATTTATCAATGGTCATTTGAAGCGCCTTGAGCTTCTCTTTGTTGTTTACTTCTGTTGACATAGGGTTAGTTTTAAGGGTTAGATCTTTTTTCATTGTATGGTACAAATTTCAAAAGGCAGAACGCAATGAATCTGCGCTTTGAAAAATTATTTTAATAAATCGAAAATTTGTTGACTATGCTCTTTGGTTTTTACTTTAGATATAACGTGTTCAATCTTTCCTTGTTCATCAATCACAAAGGTGGTGCGGAGAATTCCGTCGAATTTTTTACCCATAAATACTTTGGGTCCCCACACTCCATAAGCCTGAATCAGTTTTTTTTCGGTGTCGGCAATTAATGGGAACGGTAATTCATGCTTTTCTGCAAAACGATCATGTAGTTTTTCAGTATCGGCACTTACGCCTACCAGGACCATTTTCTTCTTTTTAAATACAGCATAATGATCACGAAGGTCACAGGCCTCAGCTGTACAACCAGGGGTTAAATCCTTGGGATAAAAAAACAAAACGACCTTTTGTCCTTTCAAATCTTTAAGCTTAACCGTTTGACCCTTTGCATCTTTAAACGAAAACTCCGGGGCCTTATCTCCAACTTCTAACATATTTAATCCTGATTGATTTCTCGACAAAACACTGATTGATTTTCTGTCAAAATTGACTTAGGCAAATAACCAAAAGATTTAGATCAAACACAATAGTTAGGCTTAAAAAAAATAAAAAAATATTTTAATTATTTGTTTTTCAGTGATTTAAAAAGCTAACAAAATACTTTTAATATTAAGATTCGATGCGGTCAGGCATATTTTAATGTATATTTGAACTCTTAAAAACTCGTCAAAAATGCCCTCATTCGATATTGTTTCAAAAGTTGACCTTCAAACATTGGATAATGCCATAAACGCAGCTATCCGTGAAATTCAGACCCGTTTTGATTTTAGAGATTCAAAAACTACGATTGAACTTGATAAAAAGGCTTATTCCGTAAATGTTTTAACGGAAAATGAAATGCGAATGGATGCCGTTGAAAAGATCTTAATCGGCCGGTTTGTAAAACAAAATCTAGATCCCTCCGCCCTGGATTTTGGGAAGGATCGTTATGCATCCGGTAATATGTTAAGAAAGGATATTAAGATCAAACAAGGAGTGGATAAGGAATCTGCCAAAAAAATCGTCAAGCTAATTAAGGATAGCGGATTAAAGGTTCAGGCATCCATTATGGATGATCAGGTTCGGGTTCAGGGGAAAAAAATCGACGATCTTCAGCAAGTGATTGCTTATTGCCGCACGGCTGATGTGGGACTCCCCTTGCAATACGTAAATATGAAAGCTTAATTCTTTTTAAGCAGTAAAGACTCTTTTTCGTCTTCCGATTTCAATTCAAGTGAAGCTTCGCTGCATTGAACCATTTTCCAGATTTTGGTATAGGTCATTTGAATTTTAATCAATTTGGCTTTTTCGTCGTACGACCATTTACCAATGAAATAGTGATTAATCATACACTGCTCATAGGTTCCATCCGGATGAAAGCTAATGAAGTCGTTCGGCTTAGGAAAAATTTTGAGTTTGTTTTTTTGTTGTTCCTGAATTTTCCAGGTCTTACACATCATCTTCTTTTCACCAGATAGAATGATATCTGTTTTAATATCGATATCAGGAACAAATTGAATTTCTTCCGATCCTGCTTTTAAAGCTAATTTCGATCCTGTTGATTCGAGAACATCATAGATAGATGATTTGCCTGAAGAAAATTTAATAAAGACCTGTTTGGCATTTTTATCGAAACTCCAGGTACCATTTTCCCAGATTCCAGCCACCGCGCACTCGAATGTACCACCCGGACGAAACCAGTAAAAATCGCTCTCTGCAATTTTGATGTCTGTCCCCGATTTAAATTTTGAGATTTTCCAGCGTTTACCCGAGATATAATCCGACCCGTTTATTTTCTGTGAACTTTGTTTATCCTGCGCATTCAGGGAATTGAATCCTAAACCGAGGACAATAAAAAAAACAAGAAATGATTTCATGGTCGACAACATTAAATTAAAACTACTCGATCAACTTACATTTTTGGCATTCCGCCAGG from Flavobacteriales bacterium includes the following:
- a CDS encoding DUF4625 domain-containing protein, with product MRKLVLPLLVSVALFSCKKEDPDTQKPVISSVSVNGLSTASLSVSAGSSLSFEIGLSDNIELKQVKIDIHDAFDGHHHAMNIPFSSQTIYNISGTSLNFTTVINVPSDAAAGPYHIEIYCIDGSGNEAISVERELSITQSGQAVINVTSPDLSAEVDVIPGDTIHLAGTVTDDIDIATIDIHLENEDLGSIVFDQTFTLSGSTDTLWNFSEVENQGYFIILPAGVTGHHHLRIAVTDSDNNMTVVEQHVHVY
- the recA gene encoding recombinase RecA; the encoded protein is MSTEVNNKEKLKALQMTIDKLEKTFGKGSIMKLGSGAVEQVEVIPSGSLSLDIALGVGGYPKGRIVEIYGPESSGKTTLAIHAIAQVQKQGGIAAIVDAEHAFDQFYAKKLGVDIENLLISQPDNGEQALEIADNLIRSGAIDLIVIDSVAALTPKAEIEGEMGDSQMGLQARLMSKALRKLTASINKAGCCCIFINQLREKIGVMFGNPETTTGGNALKFYASMRLDIRRIGQIKEADSILGNRARVKVVKNKVAPPFRTAEFDIMYGEGISKIGEVIDMGVEKEIIKKSGSWFSYGDTKLGQGRDAVKQLLSDNPELFEELETKIREALSKEN
- a CDS encoding class I SAM-dependent methyltransferase, coding for MQTAERVSDIDKSDNFVYQRSRLAYLEAEKLISGKVLEVGSGMGYGMEILSPKAAEYVMLDKFQFDLSRIKNPEKVKFIQCNVPPFTGIADNTFDFVVTFQVIEHIKPDAEFVKEIHRVLKPGGKLIVTTPNIKMSLSRNPWHIREYRVEQLRDLLKKSFATVATNGVFGGKAAMDYYEKNRASVNKIMRFDIFKMQWWLPRQILQIPYDYMNRKNRKKLLAQNDSLTSALTTNDFYVAEANDQCLDLFYIATK
- a CDS encoding tetratricopeptide repeat protein, whose product is MKKGTLFFALVFAIGIFSQSCGGGESNAESGKNDSTAVADTLDENEKVIEELNQRIAKDPKNPNHYHERAYAYYRLGELEKAILDVDRCISIDSTIPTFYFTKGEIYFAQIKPELALEQYNKALKFKPDYWEAELKIGRIYMYLKNWKNAMEHINASLKISPAQSEAYFMKGEIYEETGDTALAASSFQTATEQNPDYYEAYIRLGILYANAHSKLALDYYNTAIRLRPTSLEALYNKAIFCQSHEMPEEALKLYDEMIEIKPNFELAWYNKGYVFLVVYQDFRSAISMFDKALEINPKYIDAYHNRGLAYESLREFKKARLDYKKALEIDPAFELSAKALDHLDQLGL
- a CDS encoding TonB-dependent receptor, producing the protein MGSSQDFSIIGTVIDKESKEPLLGAVVYIHESGQHSVCNAKGEFKLEHLKAGKYHVHASMLSYEPFAREIEVNGNITTVIEMEPTSIELKNFTLESDRIKSEAVKSSQNIESADKDFIEKQGGNTFSQALEKIPGMNSLNVGVGIAKPVIRGMSSNRVMVTENGVKQEGQQWGADHGLELDQFNVERVEILKGPSSLLYGSDAIGGVINILPPAIPLQGKINTGLSSFYRSNNNAIGTSWLGEGNLKGNFFRVRFTVSEFGDYKVPADSFIYNTYTLPIYNHQLKNTAGNEFNYSIGGGMIRKWGMFRINYSRFSQHAGLFPGATGKPRAYNLTDDGNSRNIDIPRQINFHDKLLVNLNIQTKKGWIENDFGYQVNQRTEEANPHAHGYFPLEQFGNMALYLKLNTISLNSRWHTNLNEKWKSVAGISMQHLVNQGDGFEFLIPDYTSYGAGLYEFLEYRKNESTTLNFGARTDYSRMDLNGFDAPVYNVNLDTIGYTHRSPKMVRDFFNWSAATGISLEPSHEWNIKLNLGRSFRYPNAAELAGNGIHHGTFRHEMGDSTLNSEIGYQLDLGFIHHDKNYILKLTPFYNYFSNYIYLRPSGLFSPLPDAGQIYQYTQASVIYTGAEFYAEYHLVKELHIEFSAEYVFTYNIDNGLSLPFTPPGSVFLSPEYRRELKKHKNISWFASLEGKYFLAQNRTDRNENSTPGYFLIGASAGFEMEFKKWKCELFVRGNNLTNEYYLNHLSRYRILNLPEQGRNFSIVLRIPLEISTVKE
- a CDS encoding YajQ family cyclic di-GMP-binding protein → MPSFDIVSKVDLQTLDNAINAAIREIQTRFDFRDSKTTIELDKKAYSVNVLTENEMRMDAVEKILIGRFVKQNLDPSALDFGKDRYASGNMLRKDIKIKQGVDKESAKKIVKLIKDSGLKVQASIMDDQVRVQGKKIDDLQQVIAYCRTADVGLPLQYVNMKA
- the bcp gene encoding thioredoxin-dependent thiol peroxidase; the encoded protein is MLEVGDKAPEFSFKDAKGQTVKLKDLKGQKVVLFFYPKDLTPGCTAEACDLRDHYAVFKKKKMVLVGVSADTEKLHDRFAEKHELPFPLIADTEKKLIQAYGVWGPKVFMGKKFDGILRTTFVIDEQGKIEHVISKVKTKEHSQQIFDLLK